One genomic region from Pantoea alfalfae encodes:
- a CDS encoding GGDEF and EAL domain-containing protein, which produces MLMSLSGGDDCRTRTLHALRSNDESRDDVLRQFVRLASQAIGIPGSFISVLDDEMQHVKAAHNFTLTHSTRQDSLCRHAVDSDSTVVVPDTLLDSRFADHKLITGAPFIRFYAGVPLKSSTGLILGTLCVTDTAPHRFSDDQVTMLKMLAALVMSFLDAWYSAGFADPVTGLPNRQRLIRDLQFLATSGDTTPRRLVLIDCIDMPRAYELARSMGMGPVESLLKDVATLLPLRLRPAPGEMLYTVATGRFALLTRQESRLTASWVANKLAGISADLGDGLSVALMTHTGEASFNTGELPAQEILRRAVSALHEAITRNVASMPFSEATDTRHTQDFTLMHDLATAIREDKGLWLAWQPKICLHSGKPIGLEALIRWQHPQRGELSPAQFLPVARQTQLLTELTAWVIEHAIARLARLRDSYIQLPITINVSSSDFSRDGFADELEEQMLRAKLPVSLLGIECLETERILESPTAMQGLEMLKLRGFGISLDDFGTGYSNISYLRRMPLDVIKLDRSLISEISSDTASRVIARSIIAMLKDLDYMVLAEGVENAETVTALTEFGCDQAQGFFYSRPLPEAALDEWLGWRLRSKC; this is translated from the coding sequence ATGCTCATGAGCCTTAGCGGCGGCGACGATTGCCGTACGCGAACCCTGCACGCGCTGCGCAGTAACGACGAGAGTCGTGACGATGTGTTGCGACAGTTCGTCCGACTGGCCAGCCAGGCCATTGGTATTCCCGGCAGCTTTATCTCCGTTCTGGATGATGAGATGCAGCACGTCAAAGCGGCGCACAATTTCACACTCACTCATTCCACGCGACAGGACTCGCTCTGTCGGCACGCCGTGGACAGTGACAGCACCGTGGTGGTGCCTGATACCCTGCTTGATAGCCGCTTTGCTGACCATAAGCTGATTACCGGCGCGCCTTTTATCCGTTTCTATGCTGGCGTGCCGCTTAAAAGCAGTACCGGTCTGATTCTGGGTACGCTCTGCGTTACCGACACGGCACCTCATCGCTTCAGTGACGATCAGGTAACAATGCTGAAAATGCTCGCAGCGCTGGTGATGTCCTTTCTTGACGCCTGGTACTCGGCTGGCTTTGCCGACCCGGTAACTGGCCTGCCCAATCGTCAGCGTCTGATCCGCGACCTGCAGTTCCTTGCGACCTCCGGAGACACCACGCCACGGCGGCTGGTGCTGATTGACTGTATCGATATGCCGCGTGCCTACGAACTGGCACGCTCAATGGGCATGGGGCCGGTTGAGAGCCTGCTGAAGGATGTGGCGACACTGCTGCCGCTGCGTCTGCGCCCTGCCCCAGGAGAAATGCTTTACACCGTAGCAACCGGACGCTTTGCCCTGCTGACACGGCAGGAGAGCAGACTCACTGCCAGCTGGGTGGCCAATAAGCTGGCCGGGATCAGCGCCGATCTTGGTGATGGGCTGTCGGTTGCGCTGATGACCCATACCGGTGAGGCAAGTTTCAACACGGGTGAATTGCCTGCCCAGGAGATCCTGCGGCGGGCAGTCAGCGCGTTGCACGAAGCCATTACCCGCAACGTTGCCTCAATGCCGTTCAGTGAAGCCACGGATACGCGCCATACCCAGGATTTCACCCTGATGCATGACCTGGCCACTGCCATTCGCGAAGATAAAGGGTTATGGCTCGCCTGGCAGCCGAAAATCTGCCTTCACAGCGGTAAGCCGATAGGACTGGAAGCGCTGATCCGCTGGCAGCATCCCCAGCGCGGCGAACTTTCGCCTGCGCAGTTTTTGCCCGTTGCCAGGCAAACCCAACTGCTTACCGAACTGACCGCCTGGGTCATAGAGCACGCCATCGCCCGCCTTGCCCGTCTTCGCGACAGCTATATTCAGCTGCCCATCACCATTAACGTCAGCAGCAGCGATTTTTCCCGTGACGGTTTTGCTGACGAACTGGAAGAACAGATGCTAAGAGCGAAGCTGCCGGTTTCGCTGCTGGGCATTGAGTGTCTGGAAACGGAACGGATTCTGGAAAGCCCGACCGCGATGCAGGGGCTTGAGATGCTGAAGCTACGGGGATTTGGTATTTCACTGGATGACTTCGGTACCGGCTACAGTAACATCAGTTATCTGCGGCGCATGCCGCTGGATGTGATCAAGCTGGACCGCTCACTGATCAGCGAAATTTCGTCTGACACTGCATCGCGTGTTATTGCCCGCAGTATTATTGCAATGCTCAAAGACCTTGATTACATGGTGCTGGCCGAAGGCGTGGAGAATGCGGAAACCGTTACGGCGCTGACTGAGTTCGGCTGCGACCAGGCCCAGGGATTTTTCTACTCCAGGCCGCTACCGGAAGCGGCGCTGGATGAGTGGCTTGGCTGGCGATTACGCAGTAAGTGCTGA
- a CDS encoding sensor domain-containing diguanylate cyclase — MPHKKMRLRSLLTLLSIGGVILTSGLLLSALLLFQKANIEDSLLEGNIAYARKLADTTDRYLTTAQRELAWSASQIKSLSDLKQLKAETERLRMQSGFFNSVVVVNHDAIIAATSPDSLNLTGMKLHSAASLQAITTRKPFISAPFTSAAGNYVVFLSQPLFSEEGGYLGYIGGTIYLKKQSMLSEILSQHFYTKGSTVSVVSNEGLIIFSHDPTLVGTKMLLSLALQKRLSTTESGHFTLENGGQSYLTGYGTLQKTGWNVFITGTSETVRHILLRTAESAIWFVLGIILLTASVIAFMAGRIASPLEKLADRVRDGGSEAQAESLATVKTWYYEADRLKEAVQEHRHAVAGHLAALNDEAMTDPLTGLCNRRGFSALAAQADSEHEQCVIAIDIDHFKKINDWYGHDAGDAVLVNLAALLRQACRTGDIVSRFGGEEFILLLPHTTLADAARTAERIRETVCATTFPFAGAMTISAGVASRDDQSRDREALLRRADEALYEAKAAGRNTVIIAGPDGFSTPESAR; from the coding sequence ATGCCCCATAAAAAAATGCGCCTTCGTTCGCTGCTGACTTTACTTTCCATTGGGGGCGTCATTCTGACCTCCGGTCTGTTGCTGAGTGCGCTGCTACTGTTTCAGAAGGCCAATATTGAAGACAGTCTGCTAGAAGGAAACATTGCCTATGCCCGTAAACTGGCCGATACCACCGATCGTTACCTGACGACAGCGCAACGGGAATTGGCCTGGAGTGCATCGCAGATCAAGAGCCTTAGCGATCTGAAGCAGCTAAAAGCAGAAACTGAGCGCCTGCGCATGCAGTCAGGCTTCTTCAACTCGGTGGTAGTGGTTAACCATGATGCCATCATTGCGGCAACCTCACCGGATAGCCTGAATCTGACAGGCATGAAACTTCACTCAGCAGCCAGTCTGCAGGCTATTACGACCCGTAAGCCCTTTATCTCCGCGCCCTTTACCTCTGCCGCCGGAAACTATGTGGTGTTTTTATCTCAGCCGCTGTTCAGCGAAGAGGGGGGCTATCTGGGTTATATCGGCGGCACCATTTATCTAAAAAAACAGAGCATGCTGAGCGAAATCCTGAGCCAGCATTTTTATACCAAAGGATCGACGGTCAGCGTGGTCAGCAATGAGGGGCTGATTATTTTCAGTCATGACCCGACGCTTGTCGGAACAAAGATGCTGCTGAGTCTGGCCCTGCAGAAGCGCCTGTCCACCACGGAAAGTGGACATTTTACCCTGGAAAATGGAGGGCAAAGCTATCTGACCGGCTATGGCACGCTGCAGAAAACCGGCTGGAACGTATTTATTACTGGCACCTCTGAAACGGTCAGGCATATTCTGCTGCGCACGGCGGAAAGCGCCATTTGGTTCGTTCTGGGCATTATTCTCCTGACGGCCAGCGTCATCGCGTTTATGGCGGGTCGGATCGCTTCGCCACTGGAAAAGCTGGCGGACAGAGTGCGGGATGGCGGCAGCGAAGCACAGGCGGAGTCACTCGCTACTGTCAAAACCTGGTATTACGAGGCTGACCGGCTCAAAGAAGCGGTGCAGGAGCATCGCCATGCCGTGGCAGGCCATCTGGCTGCGCTTAACGATGAGGCGATGACCGATCCGCTGACCGGGCTTTGCAACCGTCGCGGATTTTCGGCGCTGGCGGCGCAGGCAGACAGTGAACATGAACAGTGTGTCATCGCAATTGATATTGACCATTTCAAGAAGATCAATGACTGGTATGGGCATGACGCGGGCGATGCGGTTCTGGTGAATCTGGCGGCGTTGCTGCGTCAGGCCTGCCGCACCGGCGATATCGTCAGCCGGTTTGGTGGCGAGGAATTTATACTGCTGCTGCCACACACGACGCTGGCCGATGCTGCCCGTACCGCGGAACGCATCCGCGAGACGGTCTGCGCCACCACCTTCCCGTTCGCCGGGGCGATGACCATATCAGCAGGCGTGGCTTCACGGGATGACCAGAGTCGCGATCGCGAGGCGCTGCTGCGCCGGGCGGATGAAGCGCTTTACGAAGCAAAAGCGGCCGGCCGCAATACGGTGATCATTGCCGGGCCGGACGGATTCAGTACGCCTGAGTCTGCCAGATAA